TGTACTCTAACCCACGCACAACTTAGAATGCACACTTACTTTTATGAATGTCAcaccaattcactcactcaattctagtgatttacctcattccaacaatgtatgcttccttgcttttacatattctcatcttatggtgttatatttttgtttttcatgaatgatgcaccgcaagcaaaaatggaagcggaagaaagaacacgcagcaatccggagattcgccgtacccccttgctcatctttaaatgcaccgaggacggtgcaaacttttaagtgtggggaggtcgtccaaccgttcggcgattttgggtgacaaatttctaatcccaacacttttgcatttcattctaggattttaggatttttacttgcattttcttatttttgcatatgtatacacaataagcttagtcaaaataatgagatttttcaagatttctatctatagggcatctcaattgacttgattgaaaaattttcatagaacttgcttgaattatatatcttttggatcatgtttttgagctaagaacacaagcaagtgagatttgagcctaatggtgtggttacatctcatAACCactttatttttccttcttgtgtgcattattatctttctatgattgtaatatttgatttgttttattctttatgtccattgttttgtgtattcatgcatttatatgattgaggccatcattttattagctcacttacccaaatagcttacCTCTTAACaatcattgttagccaactttgagcctacgcttaacccacttgttcttaatttagcacattacaagccttgaagcgaaaaacaataaatgtccttatttggatctttgagtagcttaggctagagtgtgtgtatcattcaagtgtgggaatcttgagacattgggtgaataaaaaagtagttttatattgttattgaaaatattgggaattgggtacatgttcatgtattgatcaaatgtaaaaccttatgcattgatgctcttgtatatagaaagaaaacaaatgagaaaaacaaagaaaaagaaaagaaaaaaatatataaatgtgaaaaagaaaaagaaaagaaaaaatagaaaaagaaagaaacaaagaaaaagaaagaaataaaaaggggataaaatatCCCAAAGCAAATCTCAATAAGGATCAATGCaaaagtgttgtgaaatgaaaagaaaatgcaagagTATGTTAAAaaggtgaaaaatgggtagttaggttagaacttaattgtataggatgtcataggttaggtgggaagtttaagtttatcaaagattcaaatttcaagctcaattAACCAAATaagcatcctaccttgaccctagccccattacaacctaaagaaaagatctcatgatacttgtatgcatgcatgaaatacatgttgattgttagaagaaaaacaaatcttggaaagcatgattaggggaggattgagtgaattgaccctaaacacttgagcgaatagagtgcaaatacatccggtgagggttcggtgctcaattacatgttttccacctacaatcatcacttttcatgcagtttgtaaaaatatttaataactcaatcaattgtggattagacttgctaatctctagcccttgtgcatatatgcttcttgggaattgatttattttgaccaagcaattgcattcatttagatagttgcatataggtagattgcatttagttagtctccattgaataaatgccatacccttacttcattcttagtttaagcatgaggacatgcttggtttaagtgtggggaggttgataaacctcatttgtagggtttatcttgtgttgattataggagattttaataccttttacccacatttattcaatgaaatagcatggttttgtgattctcctttaatttgtgcttaagtgtgaaaacatgctttttaggcctttaacttgatgattttaatctccctttgattccactagatgccttaatgtgtttgttagtgatttcagattgaaaaggctaggaatggatcaaaggagtgaagaggaaagtatgcaaagtggagaagatcatgaaaagccaaagagttgaaattgcccatggacgcgtgcgcgcacctggcgcctacgcgcaccttgcgaattacTCCATGGATGCGTACgcatgctgtgcgcgtacgcgtcggtgctggaatatgattttttaatgaaaacgtggccagcgaattcagaaggattgtggggcccaatcccaaccaactttggcgccaaaggtgctatttaaagccaatgattgaagagcaaaggggactttttttttggcttttcatcattcacactcattagaattagtttagagttagttttagagagagaatctcttACTTCtttctaggattaggattaggattacgtttagttcttagatctaggttttcattcatactttcttctacttctacctttcaattctttgttgttgcaatcattcattcttcttccattcttttgttgtaatctcttttatgttgtttttgtattttgttgtagatctactattgttccttccattttctttcaattcaattagaggtaattcataataattgtgttcttttttattgtttttgttaattcctttcaataattgttgttagatctcATTCTTcctgttgatttactatgctttccttttgtgccttccaagtgtttgataaaatacttggttggatttttagagtagaattttatgctcttggcttggaaaggtaatttaggaactcttgagttactaatatctaagtaattgatgattggaagccattgactctagttctcactaattgaattagtggagagttaggacttatggactaggattgatatagttcatttgacttttctttactagttagaggatgacttaataagattaatccttgccaattctcatattgtggttagcaATTAGGATAGAGattcttgaccaccaacccttgccaaggcctttttagccattagtttactttcttgccatttatctttcatgtttcttatcaaaaccccaaaaataactcacagccaataacaagacacttcattacaattcctagggagaacgacccgaggttccaatacttcggtttataaatttaggggtttgttacttgtgacaaacaatgttttgtatgaaaggattattacttggtttagaaactatactttacaatgagatttcattagtgaaattctaaaccatcaaaaatctaatcatcagggAGCACCTCTGTCATTGCCATCTCCTCGCGATCTTcagcccccccccccctctctctctctctctctctctctctctctctctctctctctctcttctcggATTCAACACCTTTGCCTCAATTTCTCGTCAACCCGCTACGACGACAATGGCGGCAGTGGTTTTTCACACCTTcaccttttcctttttctctcctcttttgATTTTTCTCCTTTCTCGAAGTGAATGATTGGAAAACAAATTGGAGTAAAAGGTTTTAGTTTTGAGTGAATTGTGACACAGGAAGAGAGTTATAGATGAAGAATTGAAGAAGTTGAGACTCATCCAggatagtttaaaaattttatttaattatttagaatTTAGGTAATTTTAGTTGCAAAAACCAATCTTTTATAATACAAATGGAATTTCTATATTTTCTGAATAGTATTTtcaagtttcatgaataaaaaagataatttactcaaattttaatttccaATACAAACTCAAATTCTAAAATTGTATATTCTGAGCTTAATAGTGTCAATGTGGCACATTAGACATTTACTTAATAGTGTCACACGTATATAGATATTGACTAAATAAAATTGCATGGACCTTAAATGTCGAAAAAGCTTAATTTCCAATAAAAACtcaaattcttttaaaataatgtATTCCGAACTTTGACTCTCACACTTAATGCTCACAAAGCATTAGAATAGAaggttgttatatatatatatatatatatatatatatatatatatatatatatactgttttttatcacatgtgaaaaaaaaattttagatgaccatcatttctattttttaaattttttagctcattttataaaattttcaaacactaaaataatcatttatttttttatctttttatttatttttattttctagtatattttctaacccaataaaataaaaattaattcattgtAGATTGATAGTCCATTTAAAAATCTACAACTAACAATAAATGACTACGTGtgttttgaatttcaatttgCAAACAAAAGTTTGCATAAAGTGATTTtgcaaaattgattttgatgaaaagtaagtttgggtTAACGTGACTTTTGTTTgacaatttttatatcaaaattgattgtagtaaaataaatgttgtttgaattatactactcaaaatcacttttagatgaaaaattactaaaagagacatcaatttaaataattttttatatatgcaaaatcaaaatactaacaaaaataatataaaaatatttatcatataaataaaataaatataataaaaaaataaaaatataaaagagagtactataaattttataatgtcaaacaaaaaatatattctataatttttttagtactgttagtactctttaatttagtattattttttattataaattttcattatttatgatttgttgttacttataattaattcttatttattttgtccttttttataggatcataatttatattatacaaaattttgataatagacgtaatatataataattacaattacaaattttacaaagtcagaataaaaaataaaaaaaattaatacaaaacaaaaatagaatacttcaaagaataaaaaaaatcatacacataagaaacaataaaaatttcataaaatcaacaacatatatcatatgaacaaaaaaatataataaaaagtaaataaaattcgtatgaataaaactaaaagaaaataaaaaatttcatacgcAACATAAATATAATGCAGTAAAGgatagaaaaaaaattcatataaaaaaaataaaaatatcctaaaaaaaagtcaataacatttgtcatatgaataaaagaaatacaataaaataaataaaaaagtcaaacaaaaataaaaaaaatttcataaaaaaatatacatataaagaatagtataataaatgattaaaaaaactcataaaaacaTAACATGAGAAATCAGAACActacacaaataatataaaaatatttatcatataaataaaaaatataataaaaaatataagtaaaaaatacaataaaaaacataaaattaaaatataaaaatgagtattaaaaataataaaaaattgaaatattcAATTTGCTAGTGATTAAAACAAATttgaactattttaataaaaaaaaatttagaacaaatAACTATGAAGAAGTAAGAAGAActacaaaaaattattatgaaagtAATAGTTACTAGTatctttttatagaagaaaatgaaggatagaattagtaaaaaaaaaaaataaaatttcaccTAATTTTCCAAAAACAACAAGCAATCATGAAAGTGAAATGCAGAAGCTACAAATTTTAGCTTCTTCTAAACGTGTGTTTCGAAGCAGAATCACTTTTTGCATTCAGGAAGATAAAAATGGTCAAACAAAAAAGTAAAACTTTCGAGAAATTCAAACGTACTTCTCTCTTTCCCAAGGTATTTGCGAAACACACCCGTAAACATGaacaaaataaattcaaattttcacTACTTGTTTTACAAGTAATATCACcttgaaaacataaaaataaagccTATCTAACTACTATCTCATAAAAAAAAGTcgaaatactaaataaaaataaaaaataaaaaagaaaaactagaCAAACCAATTAAAGGGATACGTGCAGAGCACGTTCAAACCAGAGGAGAGTTACTTAGAACTCTCCAAAGCccaaatccaaatccaaatctAAAGCTGAGGACTGAGATTTCACACTCGCACACTCGTTCCCATACTATGTCCTCTTTATCACTTCTCTTTTtcctagggttttagggttagggtttcatttaccaatctctttctcttctctttttctctctgcCCTTCTTTCCCTTCCCAAATAGCCATGGATAGGTACCAGAAGGTTGAAAAGCCGAAGCCTGAATCCCCCATCAATGAGAATGAGATCCGAATCACCACACAAGGCGCCATCAGGAACTACATCACCTATGCTTCCTCTCTTCTTCAGGTCCCCTGCATTCTCCTCGATTTCATGCATGTTCCGTTCTTCCCTGCATTCTGGCTTCAATTCGATGATTCGACGACTTCTCTAATTCAAAACGCATTTGTGTTATTTTtgctatttatttgtttatctgtGTATTTACTTCGTTATTTCTGTGTTGTTTCTGAGTTGTGGTTTCGGAGTGTTCTAAGTCGTTGGGTCGTTCGCCAAGGTGATTGTGAACTTGACTTTCAGTTGACGAGGTTTATGTGGGAGTATCTCTATTCCGTGATTAAGGTCATTCTGCAAAATCTGTTTGGTAGTTTTAACCCTTGATTGCAATGACGTGGATAAAGGTTCCCTTTATTATTGTTTAAGATTTCATCAGACATTAAGTGCAGAGAAAAAGTTTCTGCGTATTTAGTTGATCATAGTATCAAAAACGTGCGCATTATTAACATTGTTTGGATGAGTCAATGGAGGAATGATTAAGTGAAAGAAAATTTCATCTTGAAGTTATTTTGTATTGTTTGATGGATTGGCTATGGAGATCGGGTGGTACATTGTTCAAGGTGTTATTGTGTGATCTGATGTGGTATCATTGAAATATATATTTTGGTTAatgtctttatttttatattttagaagatttttcattattttagaaTTCCCTATTTTGTTGCTTCTATGCTGTTTTCCTGCATCGTGATTAAAAAAGTGGCAGCTAGTGGAATTCTAGAATCCTGGGGAAATTGCGTGGTGTCtgaattttgtattttcttaaagTAGAAACAGAGTCAGGCTTTGGGAAGCCCACAAAACCCCCACTTGGGATGGGGAAGGGGTGGAGTGCAGAATTGAGGCTTTGAACCACACACTCTCCTTTCATGTCCTACTGATATTGTGGGAGGGGGAAGAAACCACTAGGAGGTCCTGATGCAGAATTCAATTATGGATTAGTTAATGTCTTAGATGTATTTTTGAGAggataaaatactaaataattgaACATTATTTGTTAATGGGAGTATTTACTAGAGTTAAGATACAGAGGTCATTTTAAATGATTGTGATTCCCTAGATGTCACATTTCTAATTGAGTTAAAACACAAATGGAAAAGAGTTACACACCTAGATGATCCTTAAACATGGCAGGGAATTATTCGAAGCTTCAAATTAGGAATTTGTCTTATAGAATTAGCTAAAATCAAAAGAATCCAATGTATTAAGAAATATACCAAATGAGAAGTGaaattgtcataatttagtaagTCTCCAAATAGTCTGTTTTTGTCCTTTTATGTTGTGATTCTGTAGTTTTTCTTGTATTAGTCAAACATGCACaactattttgtttatatttttaatgcaattcatAAATGCACACAACTTTTACGTTAAATTCTTTTCTTAAACATAAATACAGCttcatttttcaactttttttagGTGGGCTTACCAGTTTGTGTCTGTAAACTTAGCAGACCTGATATTCTTTTCTTTAGTTAACCTACTTATTCTAGTGAATTTTGAACTGACTACAATAATCATATATTATCATGCTTTGTGGGATTGACTATGTCGATAAATGTTGCTCTTGAACTGTATTAAAAGCCACATTTTTAATCCTTCTGTAAAGTTAATTTGATCtttatttaacattttatttgGACTGTATTATTTATCCCATTCTTGCGCCGAGGCTTCTATTGGTCTTCTTCTCACCTGGGCATAGTCTCCTTAGACGTATGTTCTTACCAATTGGTGCTAGTTGATGCTTACTATCTCACTGTCTTCTGTTTCTTTAGTAAATGCCATTGCAAGAGTGTAATATTATCAACTGATTCTTCAAGTGACTGTTTGTGGTTGGATTATGACTGACTTCTTTGCTGCAAGTTTTTCAATATGACATGTCACTTTGTATTGTTCTTGTGCTTGTGACTACAAATGATTTGCAATATATATAACTTGTTTTTATCTAATTCTACTAGAAAGTAGTTGTGATTTGTTTTATGACTCCtgtttttctttgtttccatATGTTGTAACTCGTACAGGAAAAACATGCAAGAGAGATTGTCTTGAAGGCTATGGGACAAGCAATCAGCAAGACAGTTGCCATTGCAGAGATTTTAAAGGTCAAATTTCTTTGCAAGATATTTCTTTTTCTCTCGGCGAATGTACCCTTACAATTATGGGAATGAAAATCGAGTATATCTTTCCAATAAAAGAGTTGAAGATATCAAAGTGTTGCAAGTAACTCTATAGTTACTTTTAATTGATGAAAGGACATTCACGAAGCTCCCAGACAAGTATATAAATGGTTGCCACAAGTTACAGAAAAGAGTTAAATTTTTAGAAGTGTAATACTTTGGGGCTACATTTTATTATTACCTAATTGACTTACCTTATTAAACAGAAGAGGATTTCTCAGCTGCACCAAGATACTGCCATCAGCTCGGTCAGCATAACAGATGTGTGGGAACCGATTGAAGAGGGTCTTGTACCGTAAGTTAAAAGTTTTAACCTTTTCTGCAAATGCATCTTTTTATGTATGGGTGGTAGAGTTTCTGAACAACATTCAATGCAGTGTTGAAATGACTCGTCATGTCTCTATGATCTCAATCACCTTATCAACTAGAGAATTAAACAAAAACTCTCCAGGGTAAGTTGTTGAAGAACTAGGAAAATTTTATTTCCAATCTTCTCATAAAGTTGAATTACTCCTGTTATAATGGATTGCAAGGAACAAATTTTAAGCTGAGATATGATTTTGTTTATAGGTATCAAGCTCCACTTAATGTggaacaaccaaaaccacaattCAATTATCAACAGCAACTGGTAAAGCATGCACCTGCTCCGTATAATGCTGTAAATGAAGGTAATCCCTTATGTATATAATGAAACACTAATGTATTATCTATGCTATAAATTGAAGTCTTTATTCATCTAGTCTAATTTGTTCTTCTAGACTCTTATGGCCGCGGTCGAGGTCGAGGACGGGGACGGGGGAGAGGCAGAGGAAGGAATTGGGGGAGGGGTGGTTATGGTTATCAAGGTGGTTATGGAAATTATCAAGGTGGATATGGTTATTACCAGGGTGGGTATTATCAAGGTATGAACTTCAACTAGGATATTCTGTGGGTTAATGTTTTGATGCTAAACTCTCATTTTAATTATTTCCCCTCCCCCTTCTTTTTGATTGTGTTCATATCTTTTCAGATAATGGTGGGTATTCAAATCGAGGCCGAGGAGGTGGGCGAGGCAGAGGTTGGGGGTATCGTAGTAAGTTTACACGATTTGTTTTTTAGATCATTGCTTGTGCTGGTGATTAATTTAATGATGAGGACTTGTTCATTTTGGATTATTTGAAGGACTGATTTGCTCTGAGTTTTATTCTTGTGCTTGTTATGGGACTAAGTCTCTTTTGTTGTTAATAGTTTCTCATTGtggctcttctcttttcttctttttgatgTATGCTACTTAGTTTTATATTCTTTTTAGTTTATGCTATTGCTTGGGATCAATATCATTGTTTACTGATCGGTTTCAACATTTGCAATATATAGCAGGTTATGATGGTGGTAGAGGTGGAGGCGCAGGTTATGAAGGGGGAAGAGGTGGTGGTGCAGGGTATGAGGGTGGAAGAGGCGGAGGTGCAGGTTATGATGGAGTCAGAGCTGGTGGTTATGAAAGGGGCAGAGGTGGAAATAGGGGTTATGGCCGTGGTAGGGGACGTATTGGAGGACGTACAAGGGGTGGTGGTGGCGGCAACCAGGTGTGATAGCAATGGATAATTTATGTCGTTCTTGCTAAATGCTTGCCTTGACCATTGAG
The sequence above is drawn from the Arachis hypogaea cultivar Tifrunner chromosome 4, arahy.Tifrunner.gnm2.J5K5, whole genome shotgun sequence genome and encodes:
- the LOC112796777 gene encoding uncharacterized protein isoform X1; translated protein: MDRYQKVEKPKPESPINENEIRITTQGAIRNYITYASSLLQVPCILLDFMHVPFFPAFWLQFDDSTTSLIQNAFVLFLLFICLSVYLLRYFCVVSELWFRSVLSRWVVRQGDCELDFQLTRFMWEYLYSVIKEKHAREIVLKAMGQAISKTVAIAEILKKRISQLHQDTAISSVSITDVWEPIEEGLVPVEMTRHVSMISITLSTRELNKNSPGYQAPLNVEQPKPQFNYQQQLVKHAPAPYNAVNEDSYGRGRGRGRGRGRGRGRNWGRGGYGYQGGYGNYQGGYGYYQGGYYQDNGGYSNRGRGGGRGRGWGYRTGYDGGRGGGAGYEGGRGGGAGYEGGRGGGAGYDGVRAGGYERGRGGNRGYGRGRGRIGGRTRGGGGGNQV
- the LOC112796777 gene encoding uncharacterized protein isoform X3, which produces MDRYQKVEKPKPESPINENEIRITTQGAIRNYITYASSLLQEKHAREIVLKAMGQAISKTVAIAEILKKRISQLHQDTAISSVSITDVWEPIEEGLVPVEMTRHVSMISITLSTRELNKNSPGYQAPLNVEQPKPQFNYQQQLVKHAPAPYNAVNEDSYGRGRGRGRGRGRGRGRNWGRGGYGYQGGYGNYQGGYGYYQGGYYQDNGGYSNRGRGGGRGRGWGYRTGYDGGRGGGAGYEGGRGGGAGYEGGRGGGAGYDGVRAGGYERGRGGNRGYGRGRGRIGGRTRGGGGGNQV
- the LOC112796777 gene encoding uncharacterized protein isoform X2, with amino-acid sequence MDRYQKVEKPKPESPINENEIRITTQGAIRNYITYASSLLQVPCILLDFMHVPFFPAFWLQFDDSTTSLIQNAFVLFLLFICLSVYLLRYFCVVSELWFRSVLSRWVVRQGDCELDFQLTRFMWEYLYSVIKEKHAREIVLKAMGQAISKTVAIAEILKKRISQLHQDTAISSVSITDVWEPIEEGLVPVEMTRHVSMISITLSTRELNKNSPGYQAPLNVEQPKPQFNYQQQLVKHAPAPYNAVNEDSYGRGRGRGRGRGRGRGRNWGRGGYGYQGGYGNYQGGYGYYQGGYYQDNGGYSNRGRGGGRGRGWGYRSYDGGRGGGAGYEGGRGGGAGYEGGRGGGAGYDGVRAGGYERGRGGNRGYGRGRGRIGGRTRGGGGGNQV
- the LOC112796777 gene encoding uncharacterized protein isoform X4, producing MDRYQKVEKPKPESPINENEIRITTQGAIRNYITYASSLLQEKHAREIVLKAMGQAISKTVAIAEILKKRISQLHQDTAISSVSITDVWEPIEEGLVPVEMTRHVSMISITLSTRELNKNSPGYQAPLNVEQPKPQFNYQQQLVKHAPAPYNAVNEDSYGRGRGRGRGRGRGRGRNWGRGGYGYQGGYGNYQGGYGYYQGGYYQDNGGYSNRGRGGGRGRGWGYRSYDGGRGGGAGYEGGRGGGAGYEGGRGGGAGYDGVRAGGYERGRGGNRGYGRGRGRIGGRTRGGGGGNQV